The Shumkonia mesophila genomic interval AAACGATCCGCGACACGCCGGCTGCCTCGGCGGAGCCCGCCAGGCGCGCGAAAAATCGGTTGTCGCGGTTGAGCACCGCCACGCCGTCGGCCTCGATGCCGTCGAAGATCTCGGCCTTGGCGTCGGCGATCGCCTCGACGCTGTCGAAGAATTCCGTGTGAACGGGTTCCACCGTGGTGACGATGGCGACGTGCGGCCGGGCCAGGCGCGACAGCGGCGAGATTTCGCCGGCATGGTTCATGCCCATCTCGAAAATGCCGATTTCGGCGTCCAGCGGCAGCCTGGACAGGCTGAGCGGCAGGCCCCAGTGGTTGTTGAGGTTGCCGGTCGTGGCGAACACCGCGTACTGCCGGCCGAGCACCGTGCGCAACGCCTCCTTGGTCCCGGTTTTCCCGACGCTGCCGGTCACCGCGATGATGCGGGCGCGCGTCCGGGTGCGGGCCGCCGCCCCCAGCTGCCGCAACGCGTCCAGGGTATCGCCGACCACCAGAAGCGGCGCCTTCTCGGAAACTTCGGGTGGGCGATGGCTGACCATCGCCGCCGCCGCACCGCCGCCGAGGGCATCGGCGACGAAGGCGTGGCCGTCGAAGTTGGGGCCCTTGATGGCGACGAACAGGTCGCCCGCCTGGATCGCCCGGCTGTCGATGGAAACGCCGGTGGCCGTCCATTCGCCACTGGCGCGGCCCCCGGTCGCCGCCATCGTCTCCGCCGCGGTCCACAGAACAGATCCGGCATGGGGCGCAACGTTCATCGTCCGACCTCCGCCACCGCTTCGCTGACCACCGTCACGTCGTCGAAAGGAATGACCTTGTCGCCGACGATCTGGCCGGTCTCGTGGCCCTTGCCGGCCACCAGCAGAACATCGTCGGGACCGAGGGCGGCGACGGCGGCGGCAATGGCCTGCCGGCGGTCGCCGATTTCGCGGGCGCGCGGAC includes:
- a CDS encoding UDP-N-acetylmuramoylalanyl-D-glutamyl-2,6-diaminopimelate--D-alanyl-D-alanine ligase; this translates as MNVAPHAGSVLWTAAETMAATGGRASGEWTATGVSIDSRAIQAGDLFVAIKGPNFDGHAFVADALGGGAAAAMVSHRPPEVSEKAPLLVVGDTLDALRQLGAAARTRTRARIIAVTGSVGKTGTKEALRTVLGRQYAVFATTGNLNNHWGLPLSLSRLPLDAEIGIFEMGMNHAGEISPLSRLARPHVAIVTTVEPVHTEFFDSVEAIADAKAEIFDGIEADGVAVLNRDNRFFARLAGSAEAAGVSRIVSFGVDAGADVRLTEATIEADGSRLKVMVGGETLRLRVGAPGRHWVINSLGVLATVWAAGGDVKNAAASLAVIELPKGRGQRHRVTMAGGAFELIDESYNASPVSMCAAFEVLGVAQPGPGGRRIAVLGDMLELGAESGDLHAGLAAPLRRNGIDLVFTAGTHMACLSGVLPAAMRGGHAADAEALLPLVRGAVGPGDVVMVKGSAGSRTGPIVQALLKLGANGGDAPRRTVNGR